The genomic DNA GGATCACTTCTATCACTCATGGAGAGCCAATGTGATCTAATGTGATGGACAGGAATATTATATTTCTAATGAAAACAAATGGTGCAAGAGCACAAGATGATACACATCCCTCTACATGCAATGAGCTTTGCAGATATGTGCATATAACAAGAATAGAACTGGACAAGAAGAGCCCAAATACTGTTTTGGGTGCAGAAGAACACCCTCTTCCTGCCATATTGTAGATCCATGGCACTTAGAATGACCCTCACAGTCTTCCGTGTTGTTCTTTCAGACTGATGATTACTATACCTCAAGCAACAATTTAGAGCTTTTCAAGTAAAACTATAGCTAAAGGCGACATGGTCCATTTTGTCAAAGTAACCTTCAGTAGAAgatttttctttacaaactcTTGCAAACCCAACAGATGTGTCTGTTTACAATGTGGAAAAGTATCTTAAGATGTGGGTCTCAGACATGATCATGACCTAAATTACTGAATGAGTCAGTTCTTTGAGGATCCGACTACTTGAGAACCGACTACCAAATATCAGCCTATTTTTCGGCTTTTCATACAATACTGAAGAAAGTGATTCTTGCATCCCACCCCCTTCCCATGTTTTGGGATATAAGTGCTTTTTATTTACTATGTTACTTCTTTACTATCTTATTTAATTTTAGCTGTCAGTTTGACATAAAAAAGCAAGCAAAAATCTAGACCTCTCACTTAACAGTTTTCTTGGGAACTGCTTTCTAGCAAAGAAGTACAAACTTGACAGTGTGTTCTGTGGATTAACCAGATTAATGGGCCTGTTGCTGCTATAATTTGTCAGTACTGCAAAATTCTGGCTAGATCCCATTCAAGGTAAGTGAGAAGATATattgttttgtaatttgggtgaacggACCCTTTACATCACTAAATGCCCTTACACATATACTGGTGTTTTGTTATGTAGCTTCAAATTACCTGTACAGATTCCTCATAAGACCTTCACCAAGATATATATTATTCAGTTCATGAGTATGTCATTGAACTGTGCAGTTTAGTTTTGTGTTCCTCTTTGTAAATGACCATTGTTGCCTCGGTGGAATCAGAATATACTAATGACATCTGTGGAACATCGTGGGTGACTTTCATCCTCCAGctagtggccatcattactatAGGTTTTGTTTGGCACTCTCATTCATTcaaagaagagagggaggggtctTTTGGTTGAAATGAACTGACCTGTAACTGCACTATGCTGCCCCCTGTTGAAGAACTGTTCTGCATGTTGTGTTTACATCATGACTGAGTGGACTGATGTGGTGTTTGGTCTGGATGTTATGAGGTTTTAATGCCAGGACTGACAGCATGAGTTTAATACACACCGAGACGTCATACAGGGTTGTTTACTTCTATTAAGTTCACAATTCTGGAAGTAAACAGACCTTTGATTCTAAATATGTTATACAATTTATACAATACAGATACTCTTTTGCTTCATtgtgaaaaaatttaaaaaaacaacagcaactaTTTACTACCCTATCATAATCAAAGTTGgttatttgaaatgaaaatcacCCTGTGCAGATTAGTCTGTACAGTAAATGGATCCGTAAACCTTTTCAGGTTTGGTTAATAGGTTTGCCTCATACTGGTTCAATTTTAACATACCAGGATGCATCAACACAGGACTGAGAGAGGTTGGCTGCTACATGGAACAAAGGGTCTCTGCTCCTGGAACACAAGGGGTTAAGGTGTGTGAGTTGGCGTTGATGGTATTCCTGCACAATGATTAACGATATTGATTCACGAAACCTGCGGAATTGTAACGTTTTAGTACCAAGGGCGAACAAAGAGCCGAGCTATCCTCCTCTAATTGATCGGTACTGGCGCCGAAATAATGTCATTAACTACAGTAAGGCTTTGTGCGCGAAATTATTTCTCTGCGCACTTGCCCAAATCATTAActattaaaaactttttttttccttcatgaAAATGCCCGAAATCTCCAAACGCCAGAACAATGATCGATGTCGACAAAGCCCCTGCCCGCAAGAaaacaaatctgtctaaatGTGGCTCTGAAGAAAGGGAGGCTGCTTTCAACCTGATCACAAACTTGGTTTTGAAGGGAATAGCGCCCCGCCCTCCTGGTCCTTATAACCAGAAAGCCTGTTTGCAGGACGCTCAAACATAACAGGAACACTGGAGACCACATCGCTGTGCATGAACCGTTCCTGGAGACGAACTCTGGCTACAAAGACTTTACGGATTACTCTGGTTGTTTCACCTTATGATCGCAAGCAAACGACCAGAAGTGGCCATGGATTTTCTCAATCACAACTATTTGAATGCGCGCAGCCCATATGACTATACTTTTAATTTCTGGAACGACTATCTCGGGCTGACGACGTTGGTTACCAAAAATAATAAACTCAGCATGCCCCAGAACCCCAACTCCATCACCGAGTCCCTGAAAGCGACCCTGGGCTTGGACGATTCCCCGGCGTGTCCGTGCGTAATCGCAGGCGGCGTTGGAGAGAGCGGGCATCTGGACTGCTGCTGCCCGTCCGGGAGCCCCCCGCCGGCCTCCATCCTGGACTTGAAAGAGCGTTTCTCTATACTGAGCCCTTTCCAGAACCAGCTCGGCGTCCAGCTGCCGGAGAGAGAGGTGGGCTTCGGAGGGTTCGCGGGGTTCGATCTGTTCGGCATGGAGAGGAAGATGCGCAAACCCGCTTCCAGGAGCAAGCAGGAGCCCAAAATCTGCGTCTTCTGCCGAAATAACGGAGCGCCTGAGGAGGTGTACGGCTCTCACGTCCTGAAGACTCCGGACGGCAGGGTTGTGTGCCCGATTCTGAGGGCTTACACCTGCCCTCTTTGCAGTGCCAACGGGGACAATGCCCATACGATAAAATACTGTCCACTGTCAAAAGACCAGCCATCCCAGCGACCATTAAAGGGAGGGAGGGCTGTGGGTGGTAAGAGgatgaaaatattctaaacagACATGACTATAAAGTAAATTGAATTGCACTGAACAATTTCCAGATGACTGTTTTGATTTCGGCTCTAGCCTTTATCCCAGTTTCATAAACATAttgattttatcttttttttccctctaagATCTCTTATATTTTTATAGTTCTTTTATCCACATAGAATAATTTTATGCTTTATACATTGGATTTATTTTTCTTGCTAGTTTATAGTCATTTGAGCGTGTGCATATAAATACATGTATCAATAATCACAAAGTGTGAATACATTTTAAGAAAAGTATTTTGGTCATGTAGGGAAACACACTGACATTGGCAAAGGGGATGAATGTCATATTTCTACCAAGTATTTTTGTACGGTGAGCTAAACTCGCTGCGATTTTCTTTCTCGTCTTAGAAAACCAAAGTTATGTTTGCCATTAAAGAAGCTCAAGAATGTGTCATTAATGAGTACTTGTGTGCGTCTGACTGGAGAAGGACCTCTTTGATCCCATCTGCCTGCCTGAAAACTCCACAACATATTTTCCAAGTTGCTCTAAAAGTTGACATTCAATCTGCAaggcaggaagaaaaaaaaaaaaagacacaatgtGGCCTCTGTTTAGGGCTCATGCTCTCTGGGGAACATTATAATCAATTGTTGCCAAGCCAAACCTCTCCAATCCTATGTGATGAGAACGTTATTTGACTTCACAAGCAGTCAGAAATGAGAGATACTAGCCTACATTTCTTCATGTTTACATTCCCAAATAAGGGTGACACACTGGATTTCTTTTCTCTGCcccgtctctctttctctttggtgtttctttttgttttggtttgccCTGACAATGTATCCACCAGAGAGTCTCATCATGGGCAGGTCTGCTCTGTGAGTCACATTTACCTTTCACTCTAAACATGGGGTGAAAAAGAGCAAATGAATGTTAGAAAACAACATCATGTTATTCCATTATTTCTTTCCTGAagaatccaaaaaaaaaaagatgcaaaaaTGTTGTGAATGTATGATTGAAAGTGTCACTTGCAGGACTGCACATTTCTGACAGTTTTGTTTACCAAAGGAATACAATTGCAttgaagaaagaagagagattTGCTGTATTGTATATAAAGTGATGTTTATTCAGTATTTTAGCATTACAAGTGACTTCAGAGGGCGCTACCTCAACAGGATTTTGTACTTACATGTAAAATGTCAACAGCAGTTTATTGATATAGTGCTGCCATTTATAATAAGGGTTTTGATAGTATTTTTGATCTTTGTATaacataattgtattttcattttgttgcaTTTAACATGATGGAAGTGAATTTCCAAGAAGCTATAAGCATTGCTCACCAAAAGGTGATTGTCTGTAAATAATGATTATACCCATACTTTTTAAAGTTTAGTTGTTCAATGTTACATTCTTGAGAGTGTGTAAGAAAGTGGATATTGAAAAAGGCTGACAAAATTTGCCACTTTTAACAGAGTTTTTTTTGATTAAATGAATAATAGAAAAAGCAACACTGTTGaactttgttatttatattttaccaCGATTTCCTGTATGCTGCTGTGCAGATTAACAACGTATGAATCCACTAGAGAAATAAAAACCTATCAAATATTTGGAGCTATGTGGTCGTGTTCTTCAGTTGGTTTACTCAACATCTGACTGAGTGGGTATATAAACCCTTTTTTAAACAGAAAAGTTGTCTAAGAGTCTAGAATTACTGGTTTACTGACTGATTTAGTCATTTGCAGATGGTCTGATTAAATCAAGCAGGAAAGTCGACTAAAAACACATTAACGAGAACGGCCCTGCTTGCCCTAATTGGCCTGTTAACTGCCTCAAACACAGATTGTATGTGGTTCCATGTAAGTGTTGAGCcctcatgcacacacaacacatttaaCAGAAAAAACGTCCCTTTAACCTTTTCTTTTGGACAAACTCAAACTGATCTGCTGCTCTGGTATTCTAAAGATTTGTCTCTGAAGAGCAAACACAGTGCCACGGTTGTTCGCGGTTGTTTAGGGAGGTCTGCCCACACAAGAATGTCTTGGCTTATGCCTCGCCATTCAAACGGATCATGTTTGCACTGAAGTGGACTGAATAGTTGGCCCTCCCGGCCTTCTCCGCCTGCCATCTGTGGAATGGCTGCTGCAGACATATTAAGGGGCTCAAAACAGGCAGGAAgctttgctgctgctgtttcttgTTTTAGTGGAAAGAGCTGGACACAGTTGTGCAGCTGGGAGTGCTTGGGTTTTTTTGGTTTCTTACAAATGTCCTATCAATGAGAGAACAATAAATAGAGTAAAGCCATAAAGGGTTCATGAATGGCTTTACAGTCTGTGGCTTGACTCACCAGCAAAACAACCTCAGACATTCATAATTGCTGCTGTCGCTGAACacacagtaaaaaataaaaccacatcAAGAAGACTGTACATACATTAGCCTGAGGCATCCGGCTGGTGTCATCCACACCTTGGCtgttcctccctccctcctccctgttCCCCCTCCTCTCCAGCTGAGGCTGCGCCATTAAAAATGGATGACTACTAAGTGCAACAGGGATTTATATCTGTGAGAACAGTGGTGAAAAAGCCTGGTGGGCTAGCATTTCATGCACACAGTAAGCTAAAAGGTCTTATTCCCTCTACGCCACAGCCTCCATTAGCCACTCAGCAGACAGGGCCCATGTAATCTATTTAATTGCGCCATTTATGAGATATGTATCTTTCATGATCATATAATATGTCTTAGATGGCTGGTTTGTATGCGATATGTGTTAGCACAGGAAATCTCTCCGCACAACATATGAGGTATATTTGTTTTAAGGTTTAAAGACAAGATGTAGTGCACCAGTTCTGCCATGTACTGAATATTCGTTTTTAAAAATGGGAGCTGAGTGTGGAAAATGTTTTAATCAAAGGGACGCGTTATCGGTCAGGTGTTGACTCAGAGTAGTTATCACCAAGAATGAGGCAACAGGATCCCCTCTGGCAGGTGATTACGATTTAGCTAATGCTCTACTGCATTAGTTAGTCTTTGCTGTTGATGCGATTTACAGGATTCATTTATTCACGCAGCTCATCATCATGGTGGCTAGATGGAATGTTTCCTGTTTAACGTGCTGTAGTTACTTTAGattagtggttcccaaccttttatACTGGTGTACCAGCCCAATCAGACGGGCTCAGGCACTCCTTCATAATAACCGTGTGATAGATGGGAGGGCTTCATGGAACTGCCCGATAGAAAACACAGTGGCTGCGGTTGCCCCATGGCTGTGAATCCATTTACAATGAAGTTATCCTGGAGCTGtggtctcttttttcttttctttttttcagcaagTTAGGTTAAGTTTGCATTTGTGTATCTTCTGGTAGTCAATTGGAATAGAAGCATTTGGATGTTTCAACCACCTATCTATTACTTTcagcttttttgtttgttgtatgGCTATTTGCTAGGTAGCATGATAGCATGATAGCATAGTTAATAGATTTTTGTGACAATAAATATAGTATCAGTATCACAGCAATTTTAAATCTAATCTTAAACacaaatatttgtttatatatattatcaaatatttgttttaacttagcTGAGCCAATCATTATGCCCCTGGTTGGGAATTAATGCAGTAGATTTCCAGATGAGTTTATAGTCTATTATAGTATATTATGGCTGAGACTTTCATTTATTGACCTTTTATTGAACTCAGGGGT from Perca fluviatilis chromosome 10, GENO_Pfluv_1.0, whole genome shotgun sequence includes the following:
- the nanos1 gene encoding nanos homolog 1, translating into MIASKRPEVAMDFLNHNYLNARSPYDYTFNFWNDYLGLTTLVTKNNKLSMPQNPNSITESLKATLGLDDSPACPCVIAGGVGESGHLDCCCPSGSPPPASILDLKERFSILSPFQNQLGVQLPEREVGFGGFAGFDLFGMERKMRKPASRSKQEPKICVFCRNNGAPEEVYGSHVLKTPDGRVVCPILRAYTCPLCSANGDNAHTIKYCPLSKDQPSQRPLKGGRAVGGKRMKIF